GAAATGTCTAGATATCGTCCTATTATAAGCACAAAGTCCTATTGTTTTAACAAAAAAACAGCTCAGGTTAGTGTGGAAAAAGCATTAACAGAGCTTGGTGTGGAATATTTAGATGTATTTTTACTGCATGAGCAGTCATCATATCATTCTATTAGAGGTCATTATGAAGCTGTAGAAACATTGCTAAAGTATAAAGAGAGAGGATTAATAAAGCATGTAGGAGTTTCAACTCACCATATACAATGTGTGCGAGATGTTAATTCTTTTCCAGAGATTGATGTCATCCATCCTATTTTTAATGTAAAGGGACTGGGAATAGTAGATGGTAACTTTACAGATATGGCACAAGCTATTGATACAGCTTTTCAAATGGGAAAAGGGATTTATGTCATGAAGGCTTTGGGTGGAGGACATTTGATTAGAGACAGTAAAATGGCTTTAGAATATGTTTTTTCTAAAAAAGAGGTGGATTCTGTGGCCATTGGTATGCAATCTAGCTTGGAAATTGACTTTAATATACAGCTTTTTAACGGAGTTTACAATCATGGTTTAGCTGAAAAGTTATCCAACAAAAATAGAGAGCTTATCATACATAACTGGTGTCAAAAATGTGGGAAATGTGTTGAAACTTGCCCGCAGAATGCTTTGACTATAGAAGAAAAAAAAGTTAAAGTAATAAGAGGAAAATGTGTTTTCTGTGGGTATTGTAGTAGGGTGTGTTCGGATTTTTGCATTAAGGTAATTTAGTAATAAGAGGTGTATTTATTTGAGAATAATGGGGCTAGACTTAGGAGAAAAAACTATCGGTGTGGCTGTTTCAGATGCTTTAAAGTTAACAGCTCAGGGAATTACAGTTATTTCTAGAGCAGGGAAAAAAAATGACTTTGCTAAACTTAAGCAAATTATAGATGAGTATGAGGTCAGCACTGTTGTAATTGGGCTGCCTAAAAACATGGATAATTCCATAGGTGATAGGGGAGAACTATCCATAAAATTTAAAGATAGAATGGAAAAAAAATTTCCTCATTTAGAATATAAGTTAGAGGACGAGCGCTTGACTACAGCTCAAGCACAAAGGCAGTTAATCGAAGCTGATGTTAGTAGAAAAACAAGAAAAAAAGTGATTGACAAACAAGCAGCGGTGCTAATTTTACAAAATTATTTAGCTAAGCTAAAATAAAAATAAAAGTTTTAATGCCTACAAACTATCATATTAGGAGGTTTACTATAATGGATCAAGAAAAAGAGAACATTCGTATTGCTTTAGTGGATGATGAGGGAAATGAACATCTTTTTAATGAATATGACAGAGTTTCTTATGATGGAGAGGAATATGTTTTTTTGATTCCCGAAGGAACTATAGAACCAGAAACGGCTCATGTATTTAAGGTTGAAGAAAAAGACGGTGAACTTGTCTATAACGTAGTTGAGGATTCAGATCTTTTAGATAAGATTGAAGAGACTTGGCATAACGAGTTAAAAGAAGAGGACTAGGTATTGAGGGAGGGGAGAGAGCTTGAAATTGAATATATGGGACAAGCTAAAAAAAACTAAAGATTATTTATCCCCAACAGTGTTAAAAAAGAAGTTTAAATCTTCTCTGCATAATTGGTCTAAGAAAAAAACAGTAATAACGATACTGAGTACTATAGTGTTGTTTTTTTTAATCGGAGGTTTGGCTATTTTAAATTTAACTGCCCCACCCGGAGATGGAAATCAAGTCATTCATGTTGAAGTTCCTTTGGGGACTTCAACTCAGGAAATTGCTCAAATGCTGAAAAAAGAAGGTGTAATTAAAAATAAGAATCTTTTTTTAGCCTATGCCCACTTAAATAATTTAAACGGTAGCTTCCAAGCAGGGGACTATACTTTAACCGATGGACTTAGTTATGAAGAGTTGGGGGAGTTGCTAACAGAAGGTAGAGTTGCCAGAGAAACTGTTAGGTTTACCATACCTGAAGGCTTTACTGTGGAGCAGATTGCTATTCGATTAGAAGAACAGGGATTAGCTGAGAGGGATAAATTTCTTCAGCTTGTACAAGATGGGGAGTTTGAATATGATTTTATAGAGCGGTTAGAGGATGTGCAACACGATTATAGGTTGGAAGGGTATCTTTTTCCAAATACCTATGAAGTGTATCCAGACATCACAGAATGGCAGTTAATCGATATGATGCTCAGTTCTTTTGATGAAGTGTTAACTGAAAGCAAAATAGACCAGATGGAAGAACTGGACTTAACTGTCCATGAAGCGGTTACCTTAGCGTCGTTAATTGAAAGGGAAGCTAAACATGACAGTGAAAAGACCAAGATAGCTAGCGTGATTTACAACAGGTTGGAAAAGGGGATGTTACTTCAAATAGATGCTACTGTGCTTTATGCCATTGGGCATAGAGAGAGAGTTACTTATGAAGATTTGGAAGTTGACTCACCTTATAATACCTACAAATATAAGGGTATTCCACCGACACCAATCGCCAGTCCAGGTAAAGCATCGATAGATGCAGTTTTGCAACCTAAAGACACAAATTATCTTTACTATGTTGCTGACCGGGAGACAGGTTACCATCACTTTGCCCAGACCTACGAAGAACACCAAGAAAATGCTGATAGATACTGGCACACAGATTAAGTAAAGGGGACGTAAAATTTACGTTCCCATTCTTACGTACATGAGGTGATAAAATGAACAGAAAACCAGAACTTTTGGCGCCAGCTGGAAGTTTAGAAAAACTAAAAATAGCAGTAGAATATGGGGCTGATGCAGTTTATCTTGCAGGAAAAAGCTTTGGACTAAGAGCGAGAGCAACTAATTTTTCTGAAAGTGAACTTTTAGAAGGGTTACATTATGCACATGTAAAAGGTGTAAAGGTTTATGTAACGGTAAATATACTAGCTCATAATTCCGATATAGAAAAGTTGCCTCCGTATTTAAAATGGTTACAGGCGGTTGGTGTTGATGCAGTTATTGTTGCTGATATAGGAGTAATTACTTTAGTTAAAGAGCTTGCTCCAGGTCTGGAAGTTCACGTAAGTACTCAAGCTAATGTCACTAACTATAAGTCAGCTGAGGTTATGAAAAAACTAGGGGCTTCTAGGGTGGTTGTGGCAAGAGAATTATCAATAAATGAAATAGCTCAACTTAAAGAAAAAGCTGATATAGAAGTAGAGTCATTTATCCATGGAGCTATGTGTATGGCATATTCTGGCCGTTGTTTACTAAGCTCCTATATGGCTGGTAGAAGCGCAAATAAAGGCGACTGTGCTCAACCTTGTAGATGGTCATATCATTTGGTAGAAGAACAGCGACCGGGAGAGTACATGCCAGTTGAAATCGACGAAAGAGGGACCTATATTATGAGCTCTAAAGATTTGATGGCTATGGAATTTTTAGATAAGCTTGTTTATGCTGGTATTGATAGTTTGAAAATAGAAGGAAGGATGAAGAGTGTTCATTATATTGCCACAGTTGTCAATGCCTATAGGCAAGCCTTAGATTTAATTGACAATAATGTTAAGTTTGACAGTAGCAAATGGGTAGAAGAATTAAAAAAAGCTTCAAATCGAGAATTTACATCTGGTTTTTATCATCGGCAAGCTGACCAGAGCGCTCAGAATATTTATAGCACTAAAAGTAATACTGAGTTTGACTTTGTGGGGATAGTTCGAAAAAAAGGAGACCAAAATAACATAGCTTTGATAGAACAAAGAAATCATTTTGCAAAAGGTGAGGAAGTTGAAGTTTTAATGCCTGGAGGGGCAGTCAAAAAGGCTAAAATTAATAACATTTGGGATGAGTATGACGTAGAAATGGAAAAAGCCCCTCATCCTCAACAACTTGTTAAAGTGGCCTTAGATATCCAAGTGGTAGATTTTGCAATTCTTAGAAGGGAGAAGTAAAATGACAGTACCAGTAATTATTGGAATAGCAGGAGGAACAGGTTCCGGGAAAACAACTGTAGCACAAAAAGTAGTAGAAAAAATTGATCATAGTAAAATAACGGTTATAGAACACGACTCTTATTATAAAGACCAATCCCACATATCTTTTGAAGAACGGCTAAAGACTAATTATGATCATCCTTTTGCTTTTGATACAGATTTGTTGTTAGACCACTTAACAAAATTAAGGGCAGGTCAATCTATTCAAAGACCTGTTTATTCTTTTAAATCTCACACTAGATTAAAAGAAAGCGTTATAGTAGAATCCAAAAAGATAATTATTTTAGAAGGGATTTTGATTTTAGAGGACAAAAAAATACGAGATCTTATGGACATAAAAGTGTATGTAGACACAGATGCAGACGTAAGAATTATACGAAGAGTTATTAGAGATATAAAAGAAAGAGAAAGAACGTTAGACTCAGTGGTAGACCAATATCTCTCAGTGGTTAGACCTATGCATTTACAGTTTGTAGAGCCCTCAAAGAAACATGCCGATATAATCATACCAGAGGGTGGGGAAAATAAGGTAGCTATAGATATTTTGGCAGCTAAAATAGTTTCGCTTGTAAATAACCATTGAATCATAAAAAACCCTCCTGGAAATAATATTTCCAGGAGGGTTTTTTATGTATAAAAGAATTCATATATTACTTATAATCTTTTTGGCTATTTTTTTAGCTTTAATTTTAAGGGTGGGCTATATATCAATTTTTAAACATGTTGAGTACAGCCAATTAAGTGTAAATCAAAGGGTAAAAGCTTTAGTTTATGATTGTAATAGAGGAGATATTTTAGATCGCAATCTGGAACCTCTTTTAACTAAAGAAAGCAGCCTGGGTTGGTATAGATATTGTGATGAAAAAAATGACATAGTGTTTCAGCAAAGCGAGTGTGAAGGTTCAATTCCGGTAAAGTTTAATGAAAGAAAATCTGATATAGCCCACCATGTAATTGGTTTAACAAACCATCACAAACTTTATAATATTTACGGATATCAAGGTGTTAGCGGTCTAGAGTATCAGTATAATGATAAGCTAAGAGCAGCTCCTTCTAGGATTATTGCTATCACTGATGTTTATGGTAAATTAACTTCTTCTGAACATTTTTATGATATCAATAATTCAACAAATGACACCAGTGTGGTTGTTACGTTGGATAAAAACCTACAAAAAGTAGTAGAAGATACACTAACACATACGCTAGAACAAGGAGCAATTATAATAATGGATCCTAACACTGGCGAAATATTATCGATGGCTAGTCGACCAATTTATAACTTTAATCAAGTTGATGACGGAAGTCACATTAACAAAGCTATAACCACACATAAGCAGACCAGTCCTGCTTCTTTATTTAAGCTTGTCATTACAATTGTGGCCCTAGAAGAAGGATATCAAAAAGAAGATAAGTTTCAGTGCAGTGGAGATAACTGTTTAGTTAATCATGGAAGCTTAACATTGGAAGAGGCATTGGCACATTCCTGTAATGAGGTGTTCCATAAAATAGTTTATGATGTGGGAGCAGATACCATACTCCAACGGGCTTCTGACCTTGGTTTAGGTAACCCAACAAATGTTGGGCTTTTACAGGAGAGTTCCGGAAGATTACCTGATATAGAGACTGTTTCAGGATGCCAAGGAAGTAAGCTTCTTGCCTTAGGACAAGGCCAGTTGGAGACTACGCCTATACAGATAGCAAAGTTAACTTCTGTAATTGCAAATGGAGGATATCAAGTGCAACCGAATATAATTCATTATGTGGGACCAAGGCCTACCAGTCCGATGTCTATAGATCCTTTTAATCAGCGGTTAATAAGTAATGGAGTTGCTAAAGATATCCAAAAAATGATGAATTCTACAATTCTGTACGGAACAGCTCGACAATTATCTTATGGTGGAGGGGTTAAAACTGGGACAAGTGACAACGGTAATCGTTGGATTTCTGGTTTTTTCCCTTATAATAGACCTAAATATGTAATAACAATTATTGTGGAAGAAGGGGATAACCCTGTAGGTATTTTAGAAGAAATATTAAGTAAGATTGATTATGACAAAAGGTGAAAATTGTCGTAATTCCCCCTGGTTACACATATAATGTTTAACACAATTAAAAAAAGGGGGACTTGAATTGTCTATTTTACTAGCTCTTGCTTACGCAATGAAAGAGCTGTCACTTTTAGTTTCATATGTAAAAAACAATACATTTCCACAACCTCTATCTCCTGAAGAAGAAGAAAAATATTTAAAGAAGATGGAAAAGGGCGATAAACAAGCTCGCCAAAAATTAATTGAACACAACCTACGTTTAGTTGCTCATATTGTTAAAAAATATGATAGCACAGCAATTGAACATGATGATCTAATTTCTTTGGGATCATGTGGGTTAATGAAGGCTATAGATAGCT
This genomic interval from Proteinivorax tanatarense contains the following:
- a CDS encoding aldo/keto reductase is translated as MLLNKNYHKLGNTELEVSPICFGTLTMGPLQRNLTPLEGAKLLSYGYEKGINFIDTAEIYDNYAHIKKSMEMSRYRPIISTKSYCFNKKTAQVSVEKALTELGVEYLDVFLLHEQSSYHSIRGHYEAVETLLKYKERGLIKHVGVSTHHIQCVRDVNSFPEIDVIHPIFNVKGLGIVDGNFTDMAQAIDTAFQMGKGIYVMKALGGGHLIRDSKMALEYVFSKKEVDSVAIGMQSSLEIDFNIQLFNGVYNHGLAEKLSNKNRELIIHNWCQKCGKCVETCPQNALTIEEKKVKVIRGKCVFCGYCSRVCSDFCIKVI
- the ruvX gene encoding Holliday junction resolvase RuvX — protein: MRIMGLDLGEKTIGVAVSDALKLTAQGITVISRAGKKNDFAKLKQIIDEYEVSTVVIGLPKNMDNSIGDRGELSIKFKDRMEKKFPHLEYKLEDERLTTAQAQRQLIEADVSRKTRKKVIDKQAAVLILQNYLAKLK
- a CDS encoding DUF1292 domain-containing protein — translated: MDQEKENIRIALVDDEGNEHLFNEYDRVSYDGEEYVFLIPEGTIEPETAHVFKVEEKDGELVYNVVEDSDLLDKIEETWHNELKEED
- the mltG gene encoding endolytic transglycosylase MltG produces the protein MKLNIWDKLKKTKDYLSPTVLKKKFKSSLHNWSKKKTVITILSTIVLFFLIGGLAILNLTAPPGDGNQVIHVEVPLGTSTQEIAQMLKKEGVIKNKNLFLAYAHLNNLNGSFQAGDYTLTDGLSYEELGELLTEGRVARETVRFTIPEGFTVEQIAIRLEEQGLAERDKFLQLVQDGEFEYDFIERLEDVQHDYRLEGYLFPNTYEVYPDITEWQLIDMMLSSFDEVLTESKIDQMEELDLTVHEAVTLASLIEREAKHDSEKTKIASVIYNRLEKGMLLQIDATVLYAIGHRERVTYEDLEVDSPYNTYKYKGIPPTPIASPGKASIDAVLQPKDTNYLYYVADRETGYHHFAQTYEEHQENADRYWHTD
- a CDS encoding peptidase U32 family protein, producing MNRKPELLAPAGSLEKLKIAVEYGADAVYLAGKSFGLRARATNFSESELLEGLHYAHVKGVKVYVTVNILAHNSDIEKLPPYLKWLQAVGVDAVIVADIGVITLVKELAPGLEVHVSTQANVTNYKSAEVMKKLGASRVVVARELSINEIAQLKEKADIEVESFIHGAMCMAYSGRCLLSSYMAGRSANKGDCAQPCRWSYHLVEEQRPGEYMPVEIDERGTYIMSSKDLMAMEFLDKLVYAGIDSLKIEGRMKSVHYIATVVNAYRQALDLIDNNVKFDSSKWVEELKKASNREFTSGFYHRQADQSAQNIYSTKSNTEFDFVGIVRKKGDQNNIALIEQRNHFAKGEEVEVLMPGGAVKKAKINNIWDEYDVEMEKAPHPQQLVKVALDIQVVDFAILRREK
- the udk gene encoding uridine kinase, translated to MTVPVIIGIAGGTGSGKTTVAQKVVEKIDHSKITVIEHDSYYKDQSHISFEERLKTNYDHPFAFDTDLLLDHLTKLRAGQSIQRPVYSFKSHTRLKESVIVESKKIIILEGILILEDKKIRDLMDIKVYVDTDADVRIIRRVIRDIKERERTLDSVVDQYLSVVRPMHLQFVEPSKKHADIIIPEGGENKVAIDILAAKIVSLVNNH
- a CDS encoding peptidoglycan D,D-transpeptidase FtsI family protein, whose translation is MYKRIHILLIIFLAIFLALILRVGYISIFKHVEYSQLSVNQRVKALVYDCNRGDILDRNLEPLLTKESSLGWYRYCDEKNDIVFQQSECEGSIPVKFNERKSDIAHHVIGLTNHHKLYNIYGYQGVSGLEYQYNDKLRAAPSRIIAITDVYGKLTSSEHFYDINNSTNDTSVVVTLDKNLQKVVEDTLTHTLEQGAIIIMDPNTGEILSMASRPIYNFNQVDDGSHINKAITTHKQTSPASLFKLVITIVALEEGYQKEDKFQCSGDNCLVNHGSLTLEEALAHSCNEVFHKIVYDVGADTILQRASDLGLGNPTNVGLLQESSGRLPDIETVSGCQGSKLLALGQGQLETTPIQIAKLTSVIANGGYQVQPNIIHYVGPRPTSPMSIDPFNQRLISNGVAKDIQKMMNSTILYGTARQLSYGGGVKTGTSDNGNRWISGFFPYNRPKYVITIIVEEGDNPVGILEEILSKIDYDKR